From Streptomyces sp. TLI_105, the proteins below share one genomic window:
- a CDS encoding malate dehydrogenase, translating to MTRTPVNVTVTGAAGQIGYALLFRIASGHLLGADVPVKLRLLEIPQGVKAAEGTAMELDDCAFPLLKGIDIFDDPNKGFEGANIGLLVGARPRGPGMERGDLLAANGGIFKPQGEAIAAHAADDIKVLVVGNPANTNALIAQSAAKGVPAERFTAMTRLDHNRALTQLAKKTGSSVTDIKRLTIWGNHSATQYPDIFHAQVAGKNAAEIVNDEAWLAEDFIPTVAKRGAAIIDARGASSAASAANAAIDHVHTWVNGTAEGDWTSMGVPSDGSYGVPEGLISSFPVTCKDGKYEIVQGLEINDFSRARIDASVKELSEERDAVRELGLI from the coding sequence ATGACCCGCACTCCCGTGAATGTCACCGTGACCGGCGCGGCCGGCCAGATCGGCTACGCGCTGCTCTTCCGCATCGCCTCCGGCCACCTGCTCGGCGCGGACGTGCCGGTCAAGCTGCGCCTCCTCGAGATCCCCCAGGGCGTGAAGGCCGCCGAGGGCACCGCCATGGAGCTCGATGACTGCGCCTTCCCGCTGCTCAAGGGCATCGACATCTTCGACGACCCGAACAAGGGCTTCGAGGGCGCCAACATCGGTCTGCTCGTCGGCGCCCGCCCGCGCGGCCCGGGCATGGAGCGCGGCGACCTGCTCGCCGCCAACGGCGGCATCTTCAAGCCGCAGGGCGAGGCCATCGCCGCCCACGCCGCGGACGACATCAAGGTCCTCGTCGTCGGCAACCCGGCCAACACCAACGCCCTGATCGCCCAGTCCGCCGCCAAGGGCGTCCCGGCCGAGCGCTTCACCGCGATGACCCGCCTGGACCACAACCGCGCGCTGACGCAGCTGGCCAAGAAGACGGGTTCCTCGGTCACGGACATCAAGCGCCTCACCATCTGGGGCAACCACTCCGCGACCCAGTACCCGGACATCTTCCACGCGCAGGTCGCCGGCAAGAACGCCGCCGAGATCGTGAACGACGAGGCCTGGCTGGCCGAGGACTTCATCCCGACCGTCGCCAAGCGCGGCGCCGCGATCATCGACGCCCGTGGCGCGTCCTCCGCGGCCTCCGCCGCCAACGCCGCCATCGACCACGTCCACACCTGGGTCAACGGCACCGCCGAGGGCGACTGGACCTCCATGGGCGTCCCGTCCGACGGCTCCTACGGCGTGCCCGAGGGCCTCATCTCCTCCTTCCCCGTCACCTGCAAGGACGGCAAGTACGAGATCGTCCAGGGCCTGGAGATCAACGACTTCTCCCGCGCCCGCATCGACGCCTCCGTGAAGGAGCTCTCCGAGGAGCGCGACGCCGTTCGCGAGCTCGGCCTGATCTGA
- a CDS encoding glutathionylspermidine synthase family protein encodes MERHTTEPRPDWQRTVEEQGLVYPLTRYPDGSLRPYWDESAYYSFSLPEVEALEEVVEELHALCLTAAAHIVEHDRFAELGITDPKLAGLVAESWRRRAELPSLYGRFDLRYDGTGPAKMLEYNADTPTSLVEAASPQWFWMEERFPGADQWNSLHERLVDAWKRQAHLLPPGPVHFAHSDGDELGEDLMTVAYLRETAQQAGLDTEALSVERIGWDRLSRRFVDDRLRFIRSCFKLYPWEWLTTDRFGPHVLDTLDNGGGTGTTCWIEPAWKMLLSNKALLAILWELNPGHPNLLPAYLDGPRELASTTGWVAKPLLGREGAGVTLHQAGTEPFVRDGEACCYQELAPLPDFDGNRVVLGAWVVEDEAAGLGIRESTGLITDEYARFLPHVIL; translated from the coding sequence ATGGAACGCCACACCACCGAGCCCCGGCCCGACTGGCAGCGGACGGTCGAGGAGCAGGGGCTCGTCTACCCCCTGACCCGCTACCCGGACGGCTCGCTGCGCCCGTACTGGGACGAGAGCGCGTACTACTCCTTCTCGCTGCCCGAGGTCGAGGCCCTGGAAGAGGTCGTCGAGGAACTGCACGCGCTGTGCCTGACGGCGGCCGCGCACATCGTCGAACACGACCGCTTCGCCGAACTCGGGATCACCGACCCCAAGCTGGCCGGCCTGGTAGCCGAGTCCTGGCGGCGGCGGGCCGAACTCCCCTCCCTGTACGGCCGCTTCGACCTCCGCTACGACGGCACGGGCCCGGCCAAGATGCTGGAGTACAACGCCGACACCCCCACCTCCCTGGTGGAGGCGGCGAGCCCCCAGTGGTTCTGGATGGAGGAACGATTCCCCGGCGCCGACCAGTGGAACTCCCTCCACGAGCGGCTCGTCGACGCCTGGAAGCGCCAGGCCCACCTCCTCCCGCCCGGTCCCGTCCACTTCGCCCACTCGGACGGCGACGAACTCGGCGAGGACCTGATGACGGTCGCGTACCTGCGCGAGACCGCCCAGCAGGCCGGACTCGACACCGAGGCGCTCTCCGTCGAACGGATCGGCTGGGACCGGCTCTCGCGCCGCTTCGTGGACGACCGGCTCCGCTTCATCCGCAGCTGCTTCAAGCTCTACCCGTGGGAATGGCTGACCACCGACCGCTTCGGCCCGCACGTCCTCGACACCCTCGACAACGGCGGCGGCACCGGCACGACCTGCTGGATCGAACCCGCCTGGAAGATGCTGCTCTCCAACAAGGCGCTCCTCGCGATCCTGTGGGAGCTGAACCCCGGCCACCCCAACCTGCTGCCCGCCTACCTCGACGGGCCGCGCGAACTCGCCTCCACCACCGGCTGGGTCGCCAAGCCGCTGCTCGGCCGCGAGGGCGCGGGCGTCACCCTGCACCAGGCCGGCACGGAACCCTTCGTACGGGACGGGGAGGCCTGCTGCTACCAGGAACTGGCCCCCCTGCCCGACTTCGACGGCAACCGGGTGGTGCTGGGGGCGTGGGTGGTGGAGGACGAGGCGGCGGGGCTGGGGATCCGGGAGTCGACGGGCCTCATCACCGACGAATACGCCCGCTTCCTCCCGCACGTGATCCTGTAA
- a CDS encoding isocitrate lyase/phosphoenolpyruvate mutase family protein, whose amino-acid sequence MNASEAASEAASEAASKSAEVLRALHHDRAAGVPLVLPGPWDAASARAFEAAGFPALATPSAAIAASLGHEDGATPADEMFAAVARIVRAVSVPVTADLEGGYGLSAAELVERVRETGAVGVNLEDSDATGGLKDPEAHAEWLAEVRAAAGPGLFVNARIDTYLREDVVDPAGEALVRARLYAAAGADCVYPIKAPTADLPGLRAALGDLPVNALSLPDGPSFAELGRLGATRVTFGPGLLFRSLHALADLAAEVRAQAQ is encoded by the coding sequence GTGAACGCCTCGGAGGCCGCTTCGGAGGCCGCTTCGGAGGCCGCTTCGAAGAGCGCCGAGGTCCTCCGCGCCCTGCACCACGACCGCGCGGCCGGCGTCCCGCTCGTGCTGCCCGGCCCGTGGGACGCGGCGAGCGCCCGCGCCTTCGAGGCCGCCGGCTTCCCCGCCCTCGCCACCCCGAGCGCCGCCATCGCCGCGTCCCTCGGCCACGAGGACGGGGCGACGCCCGCCGACGAGATGTTCGCCGCCGTGGCGCGCATCGTCCGGGCCGTGTCCGTCCCCGTCACGGCGGACCTGGAGGGCGGCTACGGACTGTCCGCCGCCGAACTCGTCGAGCGGGTACGGGAGACCGGCGCGGTCGGCGTGAACCTGGAGGACAGCGACGCCACGGGCGGTCTCAAGGACCCCGAGGCACACGCGGAGTGGCTGGCGGAGGTACGGGCGGCGGCCGGACCCGGGCTCTTCGTGAACGCGCGCATCGACACGTACCTCCGCGAGGACGTCGTCGACCCCGCCGGGGAGGCGCTCGTCCGCGCCCGCCTCTACGCGGCGGCGGGCGCGGACTGCGTGTACCCGATCAAGGCCCCGACCGCCGACCTGCCGGGCCTGCGGGCGGCCCTCGGCGACCTGCCGGTCAACGCCCTGTCCCTCCCGGACGGCCCGTCCTTCGCCGAACTCGGCCGCCTGGGCGCGACCCGCGTCACCTTCGGGCCCGGCCTGCTCTTCCGGTCCCTGCACGCGCTCGCGGACCTGGCGGCCGAGGTGCGGGCCCAGGCTCAGTAG
- a CDS encoding PLP-dependent aminotransferase family protein produces the protein MANDWATFGSDLHLELRGTRLRAGLMDALREAVRSGRLEAGTRLPSSRSLAADLGMARNTVADAYAELVAEGWLTARQGSGTRVARRAAPRPPAPSLPKLSASPEQGRPPSPPSSGTGRGRTAALVHNLQSGTPDLASFPRAEWLKAYRRALIDAPNEAFGYGDPRGRPELRTALAEYLARARGVHARPERIVICSGFVHGLTLIGEVLRARGVRDVAVESYGLWLHDDLLRRAGLGTPALGFDERGTRTEELAGLDGCGAVLMTAAHQYPLGGALPPDRRAAAVDWARASGGFVLEDDYDGEFRYDRQPVGALQGLDPDRVVYFGTASKSLAPGLRLAWMVLPQELAQEVAAAKGAVDWTSSAPDQLAFAEFLRSGAYDRHVRAMRLRYRRRRDQLVAAVATHSPETRVSGIAAGLHAVLALPAGTEQATLRAAAWRGLAVQGVNRFRRPTVPPTLDGLVVGYATPPDSGWQGALRALCGVLP, from the coding sequence ATGGCGAACGACTGGGCCACTTTCGGCTCCGACCTCCACCTGGAACTCCGTGGCACCCGGCTCCGCGCGGGCCTGATGGACGCCCTGCGGGAGGCGGTCCGCAGCGGTCGCCTGGAGGCCGGCACCCGGCTGCCGTCCTCCCGCTCGCTCGCCGCCGACCTCGGCATGGCCCGCAACACCGTCGCCGACGCCTACGCCGAACTCGTCGCCGAGGGCTGGCTCACCGCCCGGCAGGGCTCCGGGACCCGCGTCGCCCGCCGCGCCGCGCCCCGCCCCCCGGCGCCGTCCCTCCCCAAGCTCTCGGCTTCGCCGGAGCAGGGGAGACCCCCTTCGCCACCGTCGTCCGGCACCGGTCGCGGCCGGACCGCCGCACTCGTGCACAACCTCCAGTCCGGCACCCCCGATCTCGCCTCCTTCCCGCGCGCCGAATGGCTCAAGGCGTACCGCCGGGCCCTCATCGACGCCCCCAACGAGGCCTTCGGGTACGGCGATCCGCGCGGCCGGCCCGAACTGCGCACCGCGCTCGCCGAGTACCTCGCCCGCGCCCGGGGCGTGCACGCCCGACCCGAGCGGATCGTGATCTGCTCCGGCTTCGTGCACGGCCTGACGCTGATCGGCGAGGTGCTGCGGGCCCGGGGCGTACGGGACGTGGCCGTCGAGTCGTACGGCCTCTGGCTCCACGACGACCTCCTGCGCCGGGCCGGACTCGGCACCCCCGCACTGGGCTTCGACGAGCGCGGCACGAGGACCGAGGAGCTGGCCGGGCTCGACGGCTGCGGGGCCGTCCTCATGACGGCCGCCCACCAGTACCCGCTGGGCGGCGCCCTGCCCCCCGACCGGCGGGCGGCCGCTGTCGACTGGGCGCGCGCCTCCGGCGGCTTCGTCCTGGAGGACGACTACGACGGGGAGTTCCGCTACGACCGGCAGCCGGTCGGCGCCCTCCAGGGCCTCGACCCCGACCGCGTCGTCTACTTCGGCACCGCCAGCAAGTCCCTGGCGCCCGGCCTCCGCCTCGCCTGGATGGTCCTGCCGCAGGAGCTGGCGCAGGAGGTGGCGGCGGCGAAGGGAGCCGTGGACTGGACGTCGAGCGCGCCGGACCAGCTGGCCTTCGCCGAGTTCCTGCGCTCGGGGGCGTACGACCGGCACGTACGGGCGATGCGGCTGCGCTACCGGCGCCGCCGCGACCAGCTGGTGGCGGCCGTCGCGACCCACTCACCGGAGACCCGGGTCAGCGGGATCGCGGCCGGCCTCCACGCCGTCCTGGCCCTCCCGGCCGGCACCGAGCAGGCGACCCTGCGGGCCGCCGCCTGGCGCGGCCTCGCCGTCCAGGGCGTCAACCGGTTCCGCCGCCCCACGGTGCCGCCCACCCTCGACGGCCTCGTCGTCGGCTACGCCACACCCCCCGACAGCGGCTGGCAGGGCGCACTCCGGGCCCTGTGCGGGGTGCTGCCGTAA
- a CDS encoding DUF2079 domain-containing protein → MLDVLNRPPADTADTDPSDGLAPAPLRPYLILAGVLCGLYFLYSWVQYAHFRTPSWDLGIFGQSVRAYAEFRAPVVDIKGPGFQILGDHFSPVTALLAPLYWIWSSPAALLLGQAALFAASAVVVGRTTQQILGSRAAGIGLTVAYGLSWGLQEAVKSDFHEIAFAVPLLALACRALLLGRWTAAAAWSVPLVLVKEDMGLTVAMVGAVLFLKGQRRLGAALAGFGVAAFALTVLVLIPAASRLGQYDYWAKIEKTGQGADTSFGQVIGDALASGERWEMVFYLLAITGFLALRSPLVLLVLPTLGWRFLSQDANHWGMHWHYSAILMPVVFLALVDGVRSVRTSPRAWLVSYGKVVIPVATAVALVLAANLPLRELMKSETYRTDTRTLEARAAVDAVPEGASVEADVSLLAHLTADHRVYWVGTSKGATPDYLAFDLRGWGQQVSDPAQLASQLHPEARYEITHRSDGFAVLKRR, encoded by the coding sequence GTGTTGGACGTACTGAACAGGCCCCCGGCGGACACCGCCGACACGGACCCGTCCGACGGCCTCGCCCCGGCCCCGCTCCGCCCGTACCTGATCCTCGCGGGCGTCCTCTGCGGCCTGTACTTCCTGTACTCCTGGGTGCAGTACGCGCACTTCCGCACGCCCTCCTGGGACCTCGGGATCTTCGGGCAGTCCGTCCGGGCGTACGCCGAGTTCCGCGCCCCCGTCGTCGACATCAAGGGCCCCGGCTTCCAGATACTCGGCGACCACTTCAGCCCCGTCACCGCCCTCCTCGCGCCGCTCTACTGGATCTGGTCCTCGCCCGCCGCACTGCTCCTCGGGCAGGCCGCGCTCTTCGCCGCCTCCGCCGTCGTCGTGGGCCGCACCACGCAGCAGATCCTCGGCAGCCGGGCCGCAGGCATCGGCCTGACCGTCGCCTACGGCCTCTCCTGGGGGCTCCAGGAGGCCGTCAAGTCCGACTTCCACGAGATCGCCTTCGCCGTCCCGCTGCTCGCCCTGGCCTGCCGGGCCCTGCTCCTCGGGCGCTGGACCGCGGCCGCCGCCTGGTCCGTTCCGCTCGTCCTCGTCAAGGAGGACATGGGCCTCACCGTCGCCATGGTCGGCGCGGTCCTCTTCCTGAAGGGACAGCGGCGCCTCGGCGCCGCCCTGGCCGGCTTCGGCGTGGCGGCCTTCGCGCTGACGGTCCTCGTCCTGATCCCGGCGGCGAGCCGGCTCGGCCAGTACGACTACTGGGCCAAGATCGAGAAGACCGGCCAGGGCGCCGACACCTCCTTCGGGCAGGTCATCGGTGACGCCCTCGCCTCGGGCGAGCGGTGGGAGATGGTCTTCTACCTGCTCGCGATCACCGGCTTCCTCGCCCTGCGCTCCCCGCTGGTCCTGCTCGTCCTGCCGACCCTGGGCTGGCGCTTCCTCTCCCAGGACGCCAACCACTGGGGCATGCACTGGCACTACAGCGCGATCCTGATGCCGGTCGTCTTCCTGGCCCTCGTGGACGGCGTCCGCTCGGTCCGCACCTCGCCGCGCGCCTGGCTCGTCTCGTACGGCAAGGTCGTGATCCCGGTCGCGACGGCGGTCGCGCTCGTCCTCGCCGCGAACCTGCCGCTGCGGGAGCTGATGAAGTCGGAGACGTACCGGACGGACACCCGGACCCTGGAGGCGCGGGCGGCGGTCGACGCCGTGCCGGAGGGGGCGAGCGTCGAGGCGGACGTCTCGCTCCTCGCGCACCTCACGGCGGACCACCGGGTCTACTGGGTGGGCACGTCGAAGGGCGCCACCCCGGACTATCTCGCCTTCGACCTGCGGGGCTGGGGGCAACAGGTGTCGGATCCGGCGCAGCTGGCTTCGCAGCTGCATCCGGAGGCGCGGTACGAGATCACCCACCGCTCGGACGGCTTCGCGGTCCTGAAGCGGCGGTGA
- a CDS encoding carboxymuconolactone decarboxylase family protein, translated as MTTTESTEQTAYAHEHAPRLPLAEHLPEFYRAMIRLETAAAKDIDPTLYHLIKLRASQVNRCAFCIDMHSKDALAEGESIERIVQLSAWEESRHFYTERELAAFALTEAVTVLTDGFVPDEVYARAAAHFDETELARVIAAIVTINAWNRIGVTTRMTPGHYTPKSAS; from the coding sequence ATGACGACGACGGAATCGACCGAGCAGACCGCGTACGCCCACGAGCACGCGCCCCGCCTCCCCCTCGCCGAGCACCTCCCCGAGTTCTACCGGGCGATGATCCGGCTGGAGACGGCGGCCGCGAAGGACATCGACCCGACCCTGTACCACCTGATCAAGCTCCGCGCCTCGCAGGTCAACCGCTGCGCGTTCTGCATCGACATGCACAGCAAGGACGCGCTGGCCGAGGGCGAGAGCATCGAGCGGATCGTTCAGCTCTCCGCCTGGGAGGAGTCCCGGCACTTCTACACCGAGCGCGAACTCGCCGCGTTCGCCCTGACCGAGGCCGTCACCGTCCTCACCGACGGCTTCGTGCCCGACGAGGTGTACGCACGGGCCGCCGCGCACTTCGACGAGACCGAACTCGCCCGGGTCATCGCCGCGATCGTCACGATCAACGCCTGGAACCGGATCGGCGTCACGACGCGCATGACGCCGGGCCACTACACCCCGAAGTCCGCGTCGTGA
- a CDS encoding bifunctional methylenetetrahydrofolate dehydrogenase/methenyltetrahydrofolate cyclohydrolase, with protein sequence MSAQILDGKATAASIKSDLTVRVAALKEKGITPGLGTVLVGDDPASQKYVAGKHRDCAEVGLASIQRTLPGTATQEEIEAVVRELNEDPACTGYIVQLPLPKGIDENRILELMDPAKDADGLHPTNLGRLVLNEPAPLPCTPNGIVTLLRAHGVEINGAEVVVVGRGVTIGRPMPLILTRRSENATVTQCHTGTRDLSAHLRNADIIVAAAGVPHLIKPEDVKPGAAVLDVGVSRNGEGKIVGDVDPGVAEVAAWISPNPGGVGPMTRAQLLVNVVEAAERAAAAL encoded by the coding sequence ATGAGCGCCCAGATTCTCGATGGCAAGGCCACCGCAGCCTCGATCAAGTCCGATCTGACCGTCCGTGTGGCGGCCCTCAAGGAGAAGGGCATCACGCCCGGCCTCGGCACGGTCCTGGTCGGCGACGACCCGGCCAGCCAGAAGTACGTCGCCGGAAAGCACCGCGACTGCGCGGAGGTCGGTCTCGCCTCCATCCAGCGCACCCTGCCGGGCACCGCCACCCAGGAGGAGATCGAGGCGGTCGTACGGGAGCTCAACGAGGACCCGGCCTGCACCGGCTACATCGTCCAACTGCCGCTGCCCAAGGGCATCGACGAGAACCGCATCCTGGAGCTGATGGACCCGGCCAAGGACGCGGACGGCCTGCACCCGACCAACCTCGGCCGGCTCGTCCTCAACGAGCCCGCGCCGCTGCCCTGCACGCCGAACGGCATCGTCACCCTGCTCCGCGCCCACGGCGTGGAGATCAACGGCGCCGAGGTCGTGGTCGTCGGCCGCGGTGTCACCATCGGGCGCCCGATGCCGCTCATCCTGACCCGTCGCTCCGAGAACGCGACCGTGACCCAGTGCCACACCGGCACCCGGGACCTCTCGGCGCACCTGCGCAACGCCGACATCATCGTCGCGGCGGCCGGCGTGCCGCACCTGATCAAGCCGGAGGACGTGAAGCCGGGCGCGGCCGTCCTCGACGTCGGCGTCTCCCGCAACGGCGAGGGCAAGATCGTCGGCGACGTGGACCCGGGCGTCGCCGAGGTGGCCGCCTGGATCTCCCCGAACCCCGGCGGCGTGGGCCCGATGACCCGTGCGCAGCTCCTCGTCAACGTCGTCGAGGCCGCCGAGCGCGCGGCCGCGGCGCTCTGA
- a CDS encoding DUF3017 domain-containing protein, translated as MTSGTPGTPGNPDGADVVESADTAGGTETVDGTDAGGAAEGGAKRGPRQRLTTDTARPEGGGRAAPGDAPAPARQWPLLTVLVLAGLGLLVVGTDPFPQAFRVGAILVGAALLTGAALRRALPSVGMLAVRSRFTDMITYGVMGGLIVLLALMVQPEPWLRIPFLEDVLHLTVT; from the coding sequence GTGACCTCCGGGACCCCGGGGACGCCCGGCAACCCGGACGGCGCGGACGTCGTGGAGAGCGCGGACACCGCGGGCGGTACGGAAACCGTCGACGGTACGGACGCGGGCGGCGCGGCGGAGGGCGGGGCGAAGCGCGGTCCGCGGCAGCGGCTCACCACCGACACCGCGCGCCCCGAGGGCGGCGGCCGGGCGGCCCCCGGCGACGCGCCGGCGCCCGCGCGCCAGTGGCCGCTGCTCACCGTCCTCGTGCTCGCGGGGCTCGGCCTGCTCGTGGTGGGGACGGATCCGTTCCCGCAGGCCTTCCGGGTCGGGGCGATCCTGGTCGGCGCGGCGCTCCTCACGGGCGCGGCCTTGCGGCGGGCGCTGCCGTCCGTCGGCATGCTGGCCGTCCGCTCCCGCTTCACGGACATGATCACGTACGGGGTGATGGGCGGCCTGATCGTGCTGCTCGCGCTCATGGTGCAGCCGGAGCCGTGGCTGCGGATCCCGTTCCTGGAGGACGTGCTCCACCTGACGGTGACGTAG